One genomic segment of bacterium HR11 includes these proteins:
- the luxC gene encoding Long-chain acyl-protein thioester reductase, with translation MTNAAEITAVLDRATARWADRPPPLSEVLATVHVVATRWLDPSDPERRRVLEALHDHTGLHPDMLAAVLDEHLRAVRREALEQLLQAEFGDPTVLEDFRPDRVRGLRLYVTSPGLRVWWLPGNLPGPALLALVFSLLTRGPFLIRVSRHEPVLAPAFWEALCRERPDWADLGVVAEWPHEDEATTRTVLAAAHVVVAYGHESTLDALRGLVPGTARWLPYPHRISFAIVGREILEAPDRRAEAADRLAEDVAWFDQQGCMSPHVAYVETDDGAVARDFGEDLAEALRRWQARWPRRRLSPGEAMRVRSFRARWLADPDAEVWMSDDTAWTVVWTPRPDLEPTCTYRSVFVKSVKDLDRLPDVVAPQRRHLQTVGYAMGRPWNDLARRLARVGVKRFAPLGTLQKPPAVGCHDGRPRLLDLVEFSQRE, from the coding sequence ATGACCAACGCCGCTGAGATCACCGCCGTCCTGGACCGAGCGACAGCCCGATGGGCCGACCGGCCACCACCGCTCTCGGAAGTCCTGGCGACGGTCCACGTCGTCGCGACCCGATGGCTGGACCCGTCCGACCCGGAGCGCCGCCGGGTCCTCGAGGCCCTACACGACCATACGGGCCTTCACCCCGACATGCTGGCGGCCGTCCTGGACGAGCACCTGCGGGCCGTCCGTCGGGAAGCCCTCGAACAGCTCCTTCAGGCCGAATTCGGCGACCCGACCGTCTTGGAGGATTTCCGGCCCGACCGGGTCCGGGGTCTGCGCTTGTACGTCACGAGCCCGGGCCTTCGGGTGTGGTGGCTCCCGGGGAACCTGCCGGGGCCGGCCCTGCTGGCCCTGGTCTTCAGCCTCCTCACGCGGGGTCCCTTCCTGATCCGGGTCTCCCGTCATGAACCCGTCCTGGCCCCGGCTTTTTGGGAAGCCCTCTGCCGGGAGCGGCCGGACTGGGCCGACCTGGGCGTCGTCGCCGAATGGCCCCACGAAGACGAGGCGACGACCCGGACCGTCCTGGCGGCCGCCCACGTCGTCGTCGCCTATGGTCATGAGTCTACTTTAGACGCCCTGCGCGGCCTCGTACCGGGCACGGCTCGATGGCTCCCCTACCCTCATCGGATCAGCTTCGCCATCGTCGGCCGGGAAATCCTCGAGGCGCCCGACCGGCGAGCCGAAGCGGCCGACCGTTTGGCCGAGGACGTGGCCTGGTTCGACCAGCAAGGCTGTATGTCGCCCCACGTCGCTTACGTCGAAACGGACGACGGGGCCGTCGCTCGGGACTTCGGGGAGGACCTCGCCGAGGCCCTCCGCCGATGGCAGGCCCGATGGCCCCGCCGGCGGCTTTCGCCCGGCGAGGCCATGCGGGTCCGAAGCTTCCGGGCCCGATGGCTGGCCGACCCCGACGCCGAGGTGTGGATGAGCGACGACACGGCCTGGACGGTCGTCTGGACGCCCCGGCCCGACCTCGAACCGACGTGCACCTATCGGTCTGTCTTCGTTAAGTCCGTCAAGGACCTCGACCGCTTGCCGGACGTCGTGGCCCCTCAACGACGGCACCTCCAGACGGTCGGCTACGCCATGGGACGACCCTGGAACGACCTGGCCCGCCGGCTGGCCCGGGTCGGGGTCAAACGCTTCGCTCCCCTGGGGACCCTGCAGAAGCCCCCGGCCGTCGGCTGTCACGACGGCCGACCCCGCCTGCTCGACTTGGTGGAGTTCAGTCAGCGGGAGTGA
- the rfaC_2 gene encoding Lipopolysaccharide heptosyltransferase 1, with translation MARVPGADLRDVLARVEVVVVRLPSWMGDILMARPFLAELRRQTRVRVVALVRSAYAELAAWLPEVDDVLPMPDGPAWRRWAYLRRHRPAWVPRALGITLAHSLTSAVELYALGVPWRYGYDADHRRAFLTHWMVPVRERRTHESLHFLRLLLPIVGGVPEVPAALPGLRLPGVVPLTTDFPKDYVFVYADASRRPRAWPSERYARLIQRLTACGRTVVAAWPRWAPPPPATDRVSILRPDASLIELAQAIRGARWFIGNDGGPAHLAAALGVPCVVIYGPGHPARHRPIGTGQPVHAVYADWPCSPCRQKFFRECPPVAPFRPACLDVLNVEFVWRQVAAALGLSG, from the coding sequence ATGGCTCGGGTACCCGGTGCGGACCTGCGGGACGTGCTGGCCCGCGTAGAAGTCGTCGTCGTGCGTCTGCCCTCCTGGATGGGCGACATCCTGATGGCCCGACCTTTTCTGGCCGAACTCCGGCGTCAGACCCGGGTCCGGGTCGTCGCCCTCGTGCGGTCGGCCTACGCCGAGCTGGCGGCCTGGCTCCCGGAGGTCGACGACGTCCTGCCCATGCCGGATGGGCCGGCTTGGCGGCGATGGGCGTACTTACGGCGGCACCGACCCGCCTGGGTCCCCCGAGCGCTCGGCATCACACTGGCTCACTCCCTGACCTCGGCCGTCGAGCTGTACGCCCTGGGCGTCCCCTGGCGGTACGGTTACGACGCGGACCACCGGCGGGCGTTCCTGACCCATTGGATGGTGCCGGTCCGGGAGCGTCGGACTCACGAGAGCCTCCACTTCTTGCGCTTGCTCCTGCCTATCGTGGGGGGCGTCCCGGAAGTCCCGGCGGCGCTCCCGGGCCTCCGGCTCCCCGGGGTGGTCCCTCTGACGACCGACTTCCCGAAGGACTACGTGTTCGTCTATGCGGACGCCAGTCGCCGGCCCCGGGCGTGGCCGTCCGAACGTTATGCCCGCCTGATCCAGCGCCTGACGGCCTGCGGCCGGACCGTCGTCGCCGCCTGGCCCCGATGGGCGCCCCCGCCGCCGGCGACGGACCGGGTTTCCATACTGCGGCCTGACGCCTCCCTCATCGAGCTGGCGCAAGCGATTCGGGGCGCCCGATGGTTCATCGGCAACGACGGGGGACCCGCCCATCTGGCGGCCGCTCTGGGCGTGCCCTGCGTCGTGATTTACGGACCGGGCCATCCGGCCCGCCATCGGCCCATCGGGACCGGCCAACCGGTCCACGCCGTCTATGCCGACTGGCCGTGCTCGCCGTGCCGCCAGAAGTTCTTCCGGGAGTGCCCGCCCGTGGCTCCGTTCCGGCCGGCCTGTCTGGACGTCCTGAACGTCGAGTTCGTCTGGCGCCAAGTTGCGGCCGCCCTGGGACTTTCGGGATAA
- the thrC_2 gene encoding Threonine synthase — protein MWRGIIHAYRPFLQVAPVEPVTLQEGNTPLIPAPRLARAIELPAALYLKYEGLNPTGSFKDRGMTAALTQAVADGARAVLCASTGNTAASAAAYAARAGLRAFVLVPAGKVALGKLAGAMAYGATVLAVEGNFDVALELARRTTATYPVTLVNSLNPYRLEGQQTAAFEVCDQLGRAPDWLAIPVGNAGNITAYWKGFRAYYQAGRVAALPRLLGVQAEGAAPLVYGRPFEKPETIATAIRIGRPARGAEARQAVQESGGMFLAVSDEEILQAWRLLATLEGVFVEPASAASIAGLRRALAERRIEVSSDQTVVAVLTGHGLKDPDVVLKTLPAPIRVKPDWDAFRAVLERAMEA, from the coding sequence ATGTGGCGTGGGATCATCCATGCGTACCGCCCCTTCCTGCAGGTCGCCCCGGTCGAGCCGGTCACCCTTCAGGAGGGCAACACCCCGCTGATTCCGGCGCCTCGCCTGGCCCGAGCCATCGAGCTTCCCGCCGCCCTCTACCTCAAGTACGAGGGCCTGAACCCCACGGGGTCCTTCAAGGACCGGGGCATGACGGCGGCCCTCACGCAGGCAGTCGCCGACGGGGCCCGGGCCGTCCTCTGCGCCAGCACGGGGAATACGGCCGCCTCGGCGGCCGCCTATGCGGCCCGAGCGGGCCTCCGGGCCTTCGTCCTGGTCCCGGCCGGTAAGGTCGCCCTCGGGAAGCTGGCCGGGGCGATGGCCTACGGGGCGACGGTCCTCGCCGTCGAGGGGAACTTCGACGTGGCCCTCGAGTTGGCCCGCCGGACGACGGCCACGTATCCGGTGACGCTCGTGAACTCCCTGAACCCCTATCGGTTGGAAGGCCAACAGACGGCCGCCTTCGAGGTCTGCGACCAGCTCGGCCGGGCCCCGGACTGGCTGGCGATCCCGGTCGGCAACGCCGGCAACATCACGGCGTACTGGAAGGGCTTTCGGGCATACTACCAGGCCGGTCGGGTCGCCGCCCTCCCGAGACTCCTGGGCGTCCAGGCCGAGGGCGCGGCGCCCCTGGTCTACGGTCGTCCCTTCGAGAAACCCGAAACCATTGCGACGGCCATCCGGATCGGACGACCGGCCCGGGGCGCCGAGGCCCGGCAGGCCGTGCAGGAGTCCGGCGGGATGTTCTTGGCCGTGTCGGACGAGGAGATCCTGCAGGCCTGGCGTCTGCTGGCGACGCTGGAGGGCGTCTTCGTCGAGCCGGCCTCGGCGGCGTCCATCGCCGGCCTCCGGCGGGCCTTGGCCGAGCGTCGGATTGAAGTCTCTTCCGACCAGACCGTCGTGGCCGTCCTGACGGGCCACGGGCTAAAGGACCCCGACGTCGTCCTTAAGACTCTGCCGGCCCCGATTCGGGTGAAGCCCGACTGGGACGCCTTCCGGGCCGTCCTGGAGCGGGCGATGGAAGCGTGA
- the trmB gene encoding tRNA (guanine-N(7)-)-methyltransferase has protein sequence MTAGVPGIDARGPTPDARPADCPPAHLPPAHLPTCPSAHLPICRLPIGRMLETSCFPGDEKDCSDAILMNRTALVFCISHPSMRRIPLHPLVDYWGRPGPLDWSAVFGRSAPLVVEIGFGRGEHLVRWAQASPDRNVVGIEVAWASIQRTLRRIHHAGVTNVRILYANAEWALYYLWPRASVERIVSLFPDPWPKARHVHHRLFSRRFFLRAHRVLQEGGVLLLATDDPGFVEWSLSERPTPGFRSHVETYRGELRFGTKYEMKWYQAGRTFFVVEFRKTEPLDVPEPEWPPAMRIYHFAEPLDPSRWQGPDQWSDGDVVVVFKEFVWDPARRVGLWKTVIREDTIVQNLWIEVRWVGDRWRLLPSDGCKFLPTYGLQKALDVLAESLMASGERRTASSE, from the coding sequence ATGACGGCCGGTGTTCCGGGGATCGACGCCCGAGGCCCGACGCCCGACGCCCGACCTGCCGACTGCCCACCTGCCCATCTGCCACCTGCCCATCTGCCGACCTGCCCATCTGCCCACCTGCCTATCTGCCGACTGCCCATCGGCCGAATGCTTGAAACATCGTGCTTTCCGGGGGATGAGAAAGACTGTTCTGACGCCATTCTCATGAACCGAACGGCTCTGGTATTTTGTATCTCCCATCCGTCTATGCGCCGGATCCCGCTTCATCCCCTCGTCGACTACTGGGGTCGGCCCGGGCCGCTCGACTGGTCGGCCGTCTTCGGGCGTTCGGCCCCCCTGGTCGTGGAAATCGGCTTCGGCCGGGGCGAGCACCTGGTCCGGTGGGCACAGGCATCACCGGACCGGAACGTCGTCGGCATCGAGGTGGCCTGGGCCTCGATCCAGCGGACGCTCCGTCGGATTCATCATGCCGGCGTGACGAACGTCCGGATTCTCTATGCGAACGCCGAGTGGGCCCTTTACTACTTGTGGCCCCGGGCGTCGGTCGAGCGCATCGTCAGCCTGTTTCCCGACCCCTGGCCGAAGGCCCGGCACGTGCATCACCGGCTGTTCTCCCGGCGGTTCTTCCTCCGGGCGCATCGGGTCCTTCAGGAGGGCGGTGTCCTGCTTCTGGCGACGGACGACCCGGGCTTCGTCGAGTGGAGTCTCTCGGAGCGCCCGACGCCGGGCTTCCGGTCACACGTCGAGACTTACCGGGGTGAGCTCCGCTTCGGGACCAAATACGAAATGAAGTGGTATCAGGCGGGACGGACCTTCTTTGTGGTAGAATTTCGAAAGACCGAGCCCCTGGACGTGCCCGAACCGGAGTGGCCGCCGGCGATGCGGATCTACCACTTTGCCGAGCCCTTGGACCCGAGCCGCTGGCAGGGACCCGACCAGTGGTCGGACGGGGACGTCGTCGTCGTGTTCAAGGAATTTGTATGGGACCCGGCCCGTCGGGTCGGCCTCTGGAAGACGGTCATCCGGGAGGACACGATCGTCCAAAACCTCTGGATCGAGGTCCGCTGGGTCGGGGACCGATGGCGTCTGCTCCCGTCGGACGGCTGTAAATTCCTGCCGACCTACGGCCTCCAGAAGGCCCTGGACGTGCTGGCCGAGAGCCTCATGGCGAGTGGCGAACGGCGAACGGCGAGTAGCGAATGA